The region TTCAAAAGTTCATAATCTAACAATCCAAGAGTGTGAACTTTTTAAAGAATTAGTAAGTAAACTAAGCAAAAATGAACAAATTGAGATAGAAAAAAAAGATATAACAACTTTTGAAGACTTGATACCAATCTTATTAAATAGAGTTTCAAAAGATAACTTAAGCTCTTTAGCTAAAATCTTTCAACAATCAATTGTTCCTTCAATCAGTATAGATATAAATGAAGAGAGAAATAAGTTTTCAATAAAAATTGGTGATTCTCCAGCTTTAATGTTTGAAGAAGATATTCAAAAAGAGATGCAAAACTATATAACTAAAAGATTTGAAGCAGATAAAAGAGTTGTAAAACAAAAAACTGCGGAAATAGCTAAAATGTTAACTCTTATGGGACAGTATTTTAATGATGCAATCCAAAGTAGTGGCAATGGCTCAGAAAATGTATCAAATATCAAATCAGAAATCCAATCAATGGATATGCAAACTCCTGACATAAAAACATTAACATCTCTTCAAACAAAACTTATAGATGCAGCAAAATCTATTGAAGATGAGATGAATAATGTAGGTGAAAAATTAACATCAGGGAAATCTGAAGTTGAAACTTTAGAACAGCAAGTTAAAAGGTTACAAGAAGAATTAGAAAAAACTAGAGAAGAGAGTATAAAAGATCATCTAACAGGACTTCTTACAAGAAGAGCTTATGATGAAGCAATTAAAAAGATTGAAAATACTTTTATACGCAACAATACTCAATATGCAATTGTATTTTTTGATATTGATCACTTTAAAAAGATAAATGATACTTATGGACACGAAGCAGGTGATGTTATTCTTTCTACATTTGCAAAAATTTTAGGGAAAAACACAAGAGATTTAGATGTGGTTTCAAGATATGGTGGAGAAGAGTTTGTTGCTGTAGTTCATTTTAATCTAAAAAGAGAATTATTAAAATATCTAAAAAGAATAAAATCAATAATACAAGCAAATAGTTTTGTATATAAAAATCAAAAAATTCATTTAACATTTTCTGCTGGGGTATCTATTAGAAATAATCACAGCAGCTACGATAGTACTATACAAAAAGCAGATATGTTGTTATATGAGGCAAAAGAAGCTGGAAGAAATAGAATAATCTTAGAAGATGGTACAGTTATTTAAAACCATTGCTCTAATACTACTTTTATTCTCTTGTTTAAATGCAAATAATTTAAATGAACAAGAGATTAAAAAACTAATTGGAAGAACAATCATAATAGGCTTTGAGGGCCAAACTTTAAATTCAAGCTTAAAAGAAAATATAGATAAATATAACTTAGGTGGTGTGATCTTATTTAATAAAGATTATAAAACTAAAAAGAAAAAAAATATACTAAATCCTAATCAATTAAAAAAACTAAATTCTAATATACAAAACTATTCAAAATATAAAATGTTTATATCTATTGACCAAGAGGGAGGGAAAGTTAGTAGATTAAATCCTAATAATGGTTTTTTTCTTACACCTAGTGCAAAAGATATCTCTTCTAAAGATATAAATCAAGCAAAAAAAGAATATCAAAAATTAGCATACAATTTAAAAAAGATGAAAATAAATCTAAATTTTGCTCCTGTTGTAGATTTAAATATAAACCCTAATAATAAAGTTATAGTGCAGTTAGAACGTTCTTATTCTAAAGATCCATCAGAAGTAGTTAAATATGCTTCAGTATTTATTGAAGAGCAAAATAGATATGGTATTGGCTCTGTAATCAAACATTTTCCAGGACATGGTTCATCAAATGCTGATTCACATAAAGGTTTTGTAGATATAACAAATACATGGAAAAAAAAGGAGTTAAACCCTTACAAACAATTGATAAAAGATAATAAGGTTGATTTTATTATGACAGCACATGTATTTAATAAAAAACTTGATAAAGAATATCCTGCAACACTATCTTATAAAATAAATACAAAAATTTTAAGAGAAAAATTAAAATTTAAAGGTGTAATTATAAGTGATGACTTGCAAATGAAAGCTATAAGTGAACATTATTCTTTAAGAGAAAGAATAAAATTATCTATAAATGCAGGTGTTAATATATTACTTTTTGGAAATCAATTAGATAAAAATGATTTAAAAACAATTGTTGATACAATTTATAATCTAATTGAACAAAAAGAGATAAAGTTATCTAAAATCATAGAATCAAATAAACTAATAAAAAATTTTACTGATAAGATACAATAGCTACAATAAGAGTTTGTAAGCCTAAAAGAATCCATATAATTTTACTTGTATTTCCATCAAAATATCTATTAAATTTATGCCAGAAATTCATAATAATACCTCTGAGAATAATTTTACAATCTTTTTTCGATAAAATCAAATAAATACATTATGTGGGTAAAACAATAAAAAACTTAGCTCCTTTATAGCTATTATTCTCAAACACAATATCATCATTTTTGACAATAATCTCACCATTGAAATGTTCATTTATAATTTTTGTACTCATATACAATCCTATTCCTGTACCTTGGCTTTTGTGTTTTGTTGTAAAATATGGATCAAAAATTTTATCTATAATTGACTCATTTATCCCACCAGCATTATCTTGAATAGTAATTATAATATCTTCATTGTCTTTATAAAATTTAACTTCAATAACTTTTTGTTTAATATTATTCTCCGACAAAATATCTTTTGAGTTGTTAAGTAGATTAATAAAAACCTGTGTTAATTCATTTTTAATTCCATCTATAAAAAAATCATCCTCAGTATCTTCAAGCTTCAAATTTATATAATTGTTCTTTAAAGAAGCACTTACAATATCAACAGCTTTTTGAAAACTCTCTTTAATACTAAAATTCTCTTTTCTTGGATTACTTTTCATAAAATTTCTAAAATCATCAATAGTATTACTTAAATATTTTGCATATTTAATAACACTATCAGCAGTATCACTTATATCATTTTCTTCAACAATATTTAATTCATTTTTTAGTTTTAAACTACTTAATTGAACTGTAATAGCATTTAGAGGCTGTCTCCATTGATGTGCAATATTATTAAGCATCTCTCCAATTACAGCCATTCTTGTTTGCTGTTTTATCAATTGGGCTTGTTCATTATTTTTTTCAAGTTGAGATTTTAATTTCTCAAAAAGTTTCTTTTCTTTTTTATTTGAAAGCTTTAAACTATCAATATTTTTTTCAATATTCTCAGCCATAAGATTAAATGAATTTTGTAATTCAAAAGTCTCTTTACTATCTCCCAAATCTATTCTTTGAGAGTAATCACCATGGGCTATAGCATCTGCTGTATGAGTTAATTTAACTAAGTTTTTAATTATCCATTTACTTACAGTTATAAGAAGAAAAGCTGAAAGTATTAATTCAACCATTGCTATTATTATACTTCTTATAATCATCTCTTCTTTTGCTTGTACATAAAACCTTGTGGATAATCCTAAATATGCCTTTCCAAGATTTTGAGATGATAAAGCAATAGGTATACTAGTATCAAACCTTTCATCTTCTAAAGATTCACTACTAAAAGGATTTTTTTCTGGACTGGGTAAATTTTTACAATCTTCCCATCCTACAGATGATATACAATTATTTCTACTATCTACAACTGCAAGATATTCAATAGTAGATATTTTTTTTGTTTCTTTAAGTATGGCATCAATTGTTGCATAATCCATTTGAACAATAGGTGCAACAAGGGCACTTTGTAAGAGAATTTTTTGTTCATCAAGTCTAATATGAGTCTGTACGGATAGATTATCTTCAAGTTGATCAACATTTTTAATCACCATTAAGGTAAGCATTAAACTTTCTATTAATAAACTTGCGATTACCCATTTATAGGATAAAGATATTCTCATCTTACTTGTATAACCTTTTCATAGTTTTTTCAACAATAGGTTTAAGAACATCTAGATCTTTCGACTCTATTTTTTTAAAACCTTCTAGCCTAGTCTTTTTTAAATGGTTTTGCCCTTCTTTTGATTTTGTAAATATATCTAGTGCCTTTTTCCATTCATTAAGAGTTATTCCATTTCTATCTTTTGCTAAATAAACTCTACTTGGTTTAGGTTCACTTTGATAAATTACATGAACTTTATCTTTCATCTTATTATCTAAAAGTTTTAGATAATTTGGTAAAGACATGATAATCATATCTGCATGATTATTTAGAAGAATGGCTATTGAACTATCAGTAGCACTGGTATAGGTATATTTTATTTTTTCATCCTCATTAAACCCTTGTTCATCTAACCATTTTTGCGCATCAAGTGTAGGGAAAGATACAGGATCTAAACCAATTACATGTAAAGGATATTTTTCTTTTTTTAATATATTTTTATCTTTTGACAATATTATTGTTGACAAGCCTTTTTTGTATGTCATTATTGGTTCGTAATCTCCCATTTTTTGAGCAAGTACTGCAAGATTTGGAGAAGTTAAAACTAAATCATAAAAAGTACCCGTATTTGAACGTTTTGAAAACTCGCTAAAATTTTTTGCAGTTACAATTCTAACTGGCCTATCAAAATGTTTTTCAAGAAACAATCTTAAGTCTTGATGCGATTCAAGAATAACTCTTGTAGAAGAATGGGGAGCGATTCCTATAGTTATATCATTTTCTTGAGCATTTATAAATGTATATAAAGTAAAAAATACTAATAATATTGTTTTCAAATTCATAATATTAAACCCTTCTTATAAATTTTAATTAATTATATCTATAATAAGGTTATTTTTAATTAAAATAATATAAGATATATTTTATTTTCTTACTATAAAATTTATTAGTTAAATAAATAATTTTTTATTAATAAGTAAATGCTATAATATAATTATAATTCTATATAATCTTCTTATCAATATCCAAGGATTCAAATGTTTAAAAATATCCCTTTTAGGTTTACTGTACTATCTCTATTTATATTTCTTTCTATAATAATTATTATATTTATGATTTATATTCAAACAGTTTTCATAAAAGATTTTTCTTTAGATATTACAAAAGACAATTTTGTTCTTTCTTCTTCTGAAGTAAAAAATAATTTAAAAGTCTTAAACAAAAAAAATGATTTTTTTATAGATGCAATTAGCATCTCTTTTGAGGATTTAAACTCTTTTGAGCAAATTATTGAAAATAAAAAACAATATCTCGATGTTTTAACAAAAATTTTAGAAAAAAATAAAAATTTATATTCAACCTACTTTGCTTTTAATGATAATAGTTTTTTTGAAATAATAAATCTAGATATTGACAAATCACTTAGAAAAAAATATTCCTTATCTCTAAAATCACGTTGGTTACTAATCTATATAGATGGAAAAGAAAAAGAGATTAGAAAAATACTTAGTTATGATGAAAATTTAGTAAAAATCGATGAATCAGAGAGTGAAAATACATATTTAGCTACAAGTAGACCTTGGTTTAAAAAAGCTTCTAATAAAGAAGGTCAACTAATAAAAAGTCTTCCTTATTCTTTTAAAAATATTAATTCTATAGGAATGACTTATGCAAAGAAATATAACGATGATGTAATCTTTGCACTTGATGTGTTATTAAAAGATTTAAACCAATCTATTGATAAATTGAACTCTTTAAATACTATGGATAGTTTTATTTTTTCTAAAACAAATGAATTGATTACAACAACTACAACAAATAAAGAATTGATATCTAAAATAACTAAACTTATAAAAGAAAACTCTATAAACACTAAATCTATTTATACAATAAATTCAAAAGATTATATTATAAACTACTCAAAACTAGATGATGATATATATAACCATTTAGTTTCGATTGTTTCTTTAGATGAAGTTATGAAAGAGTATTCTAAATATTTTGATTTAATGATTATTTTTACAGTTATACTATTTTTAGTTTTACTTCCAATCATTTGGTATTTTGCATCAATAATTGTTGAGCCAGTTTTAAAATTAATTGAAGAGAGTAAAAAGGTAAAAAATAGAAAATATTCAGATTTGAAAAAAGTAAATAGTAGAGTATTTGAAATCCAAGAATTATCTAACTCTTTGTTAAATATGAGTGAATCAATCTATGAATACCAACATAAACTAGAATTAAAAGTAAAAGAAAGAACAAAAGAATTAAAAGAAAAAAATAAAGAATTACGAAAACTTTCAGTTACTGATAAATTAACTAATATATACAATAGAATAAAACTTGATGAAGAGATAGAGATTCAAATAGATAGAGCCAAAAGATATGATGAAAACTTTGGGGTAATAATGATTGATGTGGATTATTTTAAACAAGTTAATGATACATATGGACATCAAGTAGGAGATACAACACTAATTGAAATTGCAAAGATTTTAAAAAACAATATAAGAAAAAGTGACATTGTTGGAAGATGGGGAGGAGAAGAGTTTTTAATTATTATAAATTATATAAATATTGATGATATTAAAGCTTTAGCAAATAGTATTAGAATAAAAATAGAAGAACACACTTTTCCAGTAATTGATAAGAAAACAGCAAGCTTTGGAGTTTCAACATATCAAAAAGATGATAGTATAAAAACATTACTTCATAGAGCAGATGAAGCTTTATATGAAGCAAAAGAAAAAGGTAGAAACTGTGTAGTTATAAATTAGAATAAATTTTACTTTATTCTAATTTTTATCTTTTAGCTTTTCAGTTACTTCACCTGATATTAGAGTAATATTTTTATCTTGTAAAGATTTAATATCTTCCTCTAAATTAACAGATGTAGCTATTAATTCAATATTCAATGAGTTTTTTATCATATTTAATGCATATAAATTTTCACTCTCTAGTATTTCTTTGTTAACTTTGATATATTTAGGTTTAATAAGTTTTAAATAGTTGTAGTCTTGACTGATTCCTAAAAAATTGAAAATAGCAAGGTCAAACTTATAATCTTTAAGTAAATTAACAAATACAATACAATTAAAATAGTTTTTAAAAAAAGATTCCTCTTCTAATTCAAATATAATATTTTTAAAGTTATTTGTGGAACTGAACATTTTATTTAGTTTCTCAAATGGCATATTTTCAATGAACCTATTAGGAATTTGAATTGTTACTATTTCATCTGACAATTTTAAATCTAAAACTTTTTTTATAATCTTTAAATAAACTTCTTCTAATAAATCAAGTTCAATAACTAAAGCGATAAATTCTCCATAAGCGTAGTTTTTATCTTCTGTTTTAATTTCAAAACTAATAGTATTATATATTGTCTTATTTGTATTTAACTCAACTATTTTTCTAAATAAAAGATTGAAACTATCATTTTTATTTGCAAAATTTATAATTTGCCTAAAATCTTTTTTAGATGTTGAAATATCTTTTTCATTTAAATAATATTCTTTATTTGTATTATTTATCTTTGAGTTTAGTATTGTAAAGTCAATTTTACTTAAAAACTTACTATTTGTATCTAGATTATTATATGAACAAATGCCAATAGAAAACTTTATATCACTTTCATTATAGTTTTTTTTCATAATTTCTGATAAATTTATAGATAACTCTTCAGCCCATTTAATTACTCTATCTTTATTTTCTCTAGGTAAAACAATAATAAATTCTCCTGCTTTTGTTCTTGCACTAAAACTTGAGTTATTATTCATCGTAATTTGATTTAAAAAATTCGTTACACACTTAATTACTTCATCTACACTTTCATAGCCAATTTTTTTATTTAATAAATCAATTTTGTTTAATACTACGGTGATAATAAATCCACTATTATTTGTACTATTTTCATCTAAATATTCACTTATTTTAAATATAAAATAATTTCTATTATATAGTTTAGTTAGTTGATCTATATATAGTAATTCTTTATTTCTTTTTAAAATTTCATTTGCTTGGTGAAACATATTTTGTATTTTTTCAATCATTTTATTTATACTGATAGTTAATGATTTAAACTCTAAAGTAAAAGGTATTTTTTCTTGAAAAATAAAATTATTATTCATAGCACAATCACTTTGTTCTTTAATCATAATTAATGGTTTTAAAATTGTTTTAAAGAAAAAAGAAATTATTAATAACACAAAAATAAATATTGCAACTAAAGTAAAAGATAAACTTACAAATATTTTATATAATTGCAAATAAAGTGTATCTCTATTTGCATAAACTTCAAGTGTACCAAGTATTGACCAGCCCTGAGATACTGTTGATGAAGAGAAAATTTCATCTATACTAACAAAATTTAAAAACCATGTCGGCACATTATCATCAGTATCTTCTTTTTTTATTCTTTTATATACAATCTTTTCTTCTAGATTTTTAAATAAAATTTTTTCATAATTTCCATTATCAAAACTTGCATTTAAAACTGTTTTTATTGTACTCTCATCAAATTTAGCATTTGTTATAGAAAGACTAATATTAGATACACTATTTTGAACATTTTCATATAGTGATTTTTGTGCAGAGTCTTTTATTTGATTAAAACTTATTGTTAAAATTAGAACAAAAAGTAATATGAATATAACTGATAGTAAAATTGAAATTTGCCTAAATAGACTCATATTTTATTCTCCCTAAAATTTTTCATTAATGTATCCCATTTTTTATGAGCAGATGTTTTCTTACCATTTTTTAATATATTTGGATTGAAGTTATAAATTGGTGTCAAATCAGTTCTTTTTGATGCTTTGAATATTTTTTTATTTACACTATCTAAAATTAGAGGTTCAGAATTAGGTGTTTTAAAATAAGAAAGTACCATATGTGCTTCTTTTGAACCTTTTAATCTAACATAAGATAAAAACATCTTTTTAGAAGACACACCTAAATGTTTTAACACAAGATATTTTGCAATAACATAATCCTCACAATCACCTTTATCCCGTGCTAAGAACTCATAAGGACTTGCCCAATAATCACTTACTCCATAAATATCTTTATCATCACCATAGGGTACATAGTTGAAGAAATCATTTACTATCTCTAACTTTTTCTCTTCGCTCTTTTTTGACGCTCTTTTTATAGTTCGCTCTAATGCTACAAATCTATTTTTTGCAAAACGCTTGTATTTTTTCTCTACTTTTTGTATAAGAGAGGAACTACTAAAACTAGCAGAAGAATACGATAAAGCTAAAAATAGGATAATAATAAATATTTTCATTCAACTATTGTATCCAAATTATTAATTCAAACTTTATAAAAAACCTAGAATATACTAGGTTTTTTAACTCGTTATACCATCTGAAATATCAGTTTGAACTTTTACTTTTACAGAAGAATCATCTGAATTTATATAAATATCATATCCTGCTTCTACTGTACTAGTTGTCCAATTACCTTTTAATTGAACTTCATCTTCATTTGTTCCTGATATTTTTAGCTCATTACTACTATCTGTCATATTTAACACATCTTCTAAGGATAAATTTAGTAAATCATTTGCACCAGCTGCACTTAAATCAATCTCATTTAAATTTTTTGCACTAGTAATATCATCGATTTTATCAAAGTCTAAACTCATTCCTTCTTCAAGTTTAAATGTACCTGAAACCTCTGAAAGATTTAATTCAAAAGAACTAGACACTTGATTTGAAATAACTTCTGGAGTAAATGAATTTCCATTTTTGTCTATTTCTTGTGTCCACACATTTACATTTACATTATTAACTGACTCATCATGAGAAAGTTGAATATTATTAATCTCATCAAATGTAATACCTTCAATTGTCCAACTAGTACCATTCCAACTTGTATTTGAACTTAAATCTGTACCATTTTCAAGTCTAAATTGTGCTGATTCATTTAAACCGATTAATTCTAAACTCATAGTTTCACTGCCATCTACATCCTGCATATTAGCGTTTAGATTTAAATCTACCCAAGAAAATGCCTCTCCAAAGGTCATTGTTGGATCTATTGTTATATCATCAGCAACTGCATCAATTTTTCCTGTTACATTTACTTCCAATGCTTCTGATGTAGCTAGATTTTCTTCACTTACAGTAAATTTAGCCTTAAAATCAAATTCGCCAGACCAATTTTCTGGAGCATTAACATATATTTCAGGTAAATTACCATCACTTGAAGCTGGAATTAACCATTTATTTCTTGAGACATCATTATCTCCACTAATATTTGGTGTTAAATCAAA is a window of Halarcobacter sp. DNA encoding:
- a CDS encoding glycoside hydrolase family 3 N-terminal domain-containing protein → MVQLFKTIALILLLFSCLNANNLNEQEIKKLIGRTIIIGFEGQTLNSSLKENIDKYNLGGVILFNKDYKTKKKKNILNPNQLKKLNSNIQNYSKYKMFISIDQEGGKVSRLNPNNGFFLTPSAKDISSKDINQAKKEYQKLAYNLKKMKINLNFAPVVDLNINPNNKVIVQLERSYSKDPSEVVKYASVFIEEQNRYGIGSVIKHFPGHGSSNADSHKGFVDITNTWKKKELNPYKQLIKDNKVDFIMTAHVFNKKLDKEYPATLSYKINTKILREKLKFKGVIISDDLQMKAISEHYSLRERIKLSINAGVNILLFGNQLDKNDLKTIVDTIYNLIEQKEIKLSKIIESNKLIKNFTDKIQ
- a CDS encoding diguanylate cyclase, which encodes MESKVQKVVKDTILSLHEKGIPATPNEYHKEFCKFSKVHNLTIQECELFKELVSKLSKNEQIEIEKKDITTFEDLIPILLNRVSKDNLSSLAKIFQQSIVPSISIDINEERNKFSIKIGDSPALMFEEDIQKEMQNYITKRFEADKRVVKQKTAEIAKMLTLMGQYFNDAIQSSGNGSENVSNIKSEIQSMDMQTPDIKTLTSLQTKLIDAAKSIEDEMNNVGEKLTSGKSEVETLEQQVKRLQEELEKTREESIKDHLTGLLTRRAYDEAIKKIENTFIRNNTQYAIVFFDIDHFKKINDTYGHEAGDVILSTFAKILGKNTRDLDVVSRYGGEEFVAVVHFNLKRELLKYLKRIKSIIQANSFVYKNQKIHLTFSAGVSIRNNHSSYDSTIQKADMLLYEAKEAGRNRIILEDGTVI
- a CDS encoding PhnD/SsuA/transferrin family substrate-binding protein, whose translation is MNLKTILLVFFTLYTFINAQENDITIGIAPHSSTRVILESHQDLRLFLEKHFDRPVRIVTAKNFSEFSKRSNTGTFYDLVLTSPNLAVLAQKMGDYEPIMTYKKGLSTIILSKDKNILKKEKYPLHVIGLDPVSFPTLDAQKWLDEQGFNEDEKIKYTYTSATDSSIAILLNNHADMIIMSLPNYLKLLDNKMKDKVHVIYQSEPKPSRVYLAKDRNGITLNEWKKALDIFTKSKEGQNHLKKTRLEGFKKIESKDLDVLKPIVEKTMKRLYK
- a CDS encoding transglutaminase-like cysteine peptidase; protein product: MKIFIIILFLALSYSSASFSSSSLIQKVEKKYKRFAKNRFVALERTIKRASKKSEEKKLEIVNDFFNYVPYGDDKDIYGVSDYWASPYEFLARDKGDCEDYVIAKYLVLKHLGVSSKKMFLSYVRLKGSKEAHMVLSYFKTPNSEPLILDSVNKKIFKASKRTDLTPIYNFNPNILKNGKKTSAHKKWDTLMKNFRENKI
- a CDS encoding HAMP domain-containing sensor histidine kinase — its product is MRISLSYKWVIASLLIESLMLTLMVIKNVDQLEDNLSVQTHIRLDEQKILLQSALVAPIVQMDYATIDAILKETKKISTIEYLAVVDSRNNCISSVGWEDCKNLPSPEKNPFSSESLEDERFDTSIPIALSSQNLGKAYLGLSTRFYVQAKEEMIIRSIIIAMVELILSAFLLITVSKWIIKNLVKLTHTADAIAHGDYSQRIDLGDSKETFELQNSFNLMAENIEKNIDSLKLSNKKEKKLFEKLKSQLEKNNEQAQLIKQQTRMAVIGEMLNNIAHQWRQPLNAITVQLSSLKLKNELNIVEENDISDTADSVIKYAKYLSNTIDDFRNFMKSNPRKENFSIKESFQKAVDIVSASLKNNYINLKLEDTEDDFFIDGIKNELTQVFINLLNNSKDILSENNIKQKVIEVKFYKDNEDIIITIQDNAGGINESIIDKIFDPYFTTKHKSQGTGIGLYMSTKIINEHFNGEIIVKNDDIVFENNSYKGAKFFIVLPT
- a CDS encoding LapD/MoxY N-terminal periplasmic domain-containing protein; amino-acid sequence: MSLFRQISILLSVIFILLFVLILTISFNQIKDSAQKSLYENVQNSVSNISLSITNAKFDESTIKTVLNASFDNGNYEKILFKNLEEKIVYKRIKKEDTDDNVPTWFLNFVSIDEIFSSSTVSQGWSILGTLEVYANRDTLYLQLYKIFVSLSFTLVAIFIFVLLIISFFFKTILKPLIMIKEQSDCAMNNNFIFQEKIPFTLEFKSLTISINKMIEKIQNMFHQANEILKRNKELLYIDQLTKLYNRNYFIFKISEYLDENSTNNSGFIITVVLNKIDLLNKKIGYESVDEVIKCVTNFLNQITMNNNSSFSARTKAGEFIIVLPRENKDRVIKWAEELSINLSEIMKKNYNESDIKFSIGICSYNNLDTNSKFLSKIDFTILNSKINNTNKEYYLNEKDISTSKKDFRQIINFANKNDSFNLLFRKIVELNTNKTIYNTISFEIKTEDKNYAYGEFIALVIELDLLEEVYLKIIKKVLDLKLSDEIVTIQIPNRFIENMPFEKLNKMFSSTNNFKNIIFELEEESFFKNYFNCIVFVNLLKDYKFDLAIFNFLGISQDYNYLKLIKPKYIKVNKEILESENLYALNMIKNSLNIELIATSVNLEEDIKSLQDKNITLISGEVTEKLKDKN
- a CDS encoding diguanylate cyclase yields the protein MFKNIPFRFTVLSLFIFLSIIIIIFMIYIQTVFIKDFSLDITKDNFVLSSSEVKNNLKVLNKKNDFFIDAISISFEDLNSFEQIIENKKQYLDVLTKILEKNKNLYSTYFAFNDNSFFEIINLDIDKSLRKKYSLSLKSRWLLIYIDGKEKEIRKILSYDENLVKIDESESENTYLATSRPWFKKASNKEGQLIKSLPYSFKNINSIGMTYAKKYNDDVIFALDVLLKDLNQSIDKLNSLNTMDSFIFSKTNELITTTTTNKELISKITKLIKENSINTKSIYTINSKDYIINYSKLDDDIYNHLVSIVSLDEVMKEYSKYFDLMIIFTVILFLVLLPIIWYFASIIVEPVLKLIEESKKVKNRKYSDLKKVNSRVFEIQELSNSLLNMSESIYEYQHKLELKVKERTKELKEKNKELRKLSVTDKLTNIYNRIKLDEEIEIQIDRAKRYDENFGVIMIDVDYFKQVNDTYGHQVGDTTLIEIAKILKNNIRKSDIVGRWGGEEFLIIINYINIDDIKALANSIRIKIEEHTFPVIDKKTASFGVSTYQKDDSIKTLLHRADEALYEAKEKGRNCVVIN